One Parageobacillus sp. KH3-4 genomic region harbors:
- a CDS encoding dihydrolipoamide acetyltransferase family protein, with product MEVKLHDIGEGMTEAVVLSYFVKKGDYVKADQPLVEVQTDKMVAEIPAPAAGIIQDILVPEGETISVGTTILRLEAKSPPLVKTMSNQPNVTAESAHLFAVKKEETVCAKRMIERRVLASPYTRKIAREHGVDLEQVVGTGRGGRITDEDVYRFIETNNAKQTNHSSVAGGGTEAQSFEKADDNAPSFSVIPFRGRRKQIAKKMAQSLYTIPHCTHFEEADVTELIRFREELKQQNFHISATAFFIKALSLALKQFPIFNARLDEERGEIHLKQEHHIGIAVDTEEGLIVPVIKHVESKSLREIHEEAKRLTKKAQENKLTLQEMTGSTFTVSNVGPLGGSIGATPIINYPEVALMAFHKTKKRPVVMENDEIAVRSMMNISMSFDHRVADGATAVAFTNYFVRLIENPKLMLMELI from the coding sequence ATGGAAGTGAAGCTTCATGATATCGGTGAAGGAATGACCGAAGCTGTCGTATTAAGTTATTTCGTTAAAAAAGGGGACTATGTAAAAGCAGACCAGCCGCTAGTCGAAGTGCAGACAGATAAAATGGTAGCGGAAATACCTGCGCCAGCCGCAGGCATCATCCAAGATATTCTCGTTCCCGAGGGAGAGACGATTTCAGTTGGCACGACGATTCTTAGGTTAGAAGCAAAATCACCGCCCCTTGTGAAAACGATGTCCAATCAGCCAAATGTGACAGCGGAATCCGCTCACCTGTTTGCTGTTAAAAAAGAAGAGACTGTTTGCGCCAAGCGGATGATAGAACGGCGCGTGCTTGCCTCTCCATATACACGGAAAATTGCCCGCGAACATGGGGTGGATTTAGAACAAGTTGTTGGCACAGGACGAGGCGGCCGAATTACCGACGAAGACGTGTACCGCTTTATCGAAACTAACAATGCGAAGCAAACGAATCATTCGTCGGTTGCAGGCGGCGGTACGGAAGCTCAATCATTCGAAAAAGCGGATGACAATGCACCATCGTTTTCTGTCATCCCGTTCCGCGGCCGCCGCAAGCAAATCGCGAAAAAAATGGCGCAATCATTATATACGATTCCTCATTGCACGCATTTTGAAGAAGCCGATGTCACCGAGCTCATCCGGTTCCGTGAAGAGCTGAAGCAGCAAAATTTCCATATTTCCGCAACGGCGTTTTTTATTAAAGCGCTGTCGCTCGCGTTAAAGCAGTTTCCAATATTTAATGCTAGGCTTGATGAAGAACGCGGAGAGATCCATCTTAAGCAAGAGCATCATATCGGCATTGCAGTCGACACAGAAGAAGGATTAATCGTGCCAGTCATCAAACATGTCGAAAGCAAGTCACTGCGGGAGATTCATGAAGAAGCGAAACGTCTCACGAAAAAAGCGCAAGAAAACAAACTGACGCTCCAAGAAATGACGGGAAGCACGTTCACCGTCAGCAACGTAGGTCCGCTCGGCGGCAGCATTGGCGCAACACCAATTATTAATTATCCGGAAGTGGCGCTTATGGCGTTCCATAAAACAAAAAAACGTCCTGTTGTCATGGAAAACGATGAAATCGCGGTGCGTTCAATGATGAACATCTCGATGTCATTTGACCATCGCGTCGCCGATGGCGCGACGGCTGTGGCGTTTACAAACTATTTCGTAAGACTGATCGAAAATCCAAAGCTAATGTTAATGGAGTTGATATAA
- the lpdA gene encoding dihydrolipoyl dehydrogenase, with protein sequence MVVGELAHERDVVIIGGGPGGYNAAIRAAQLGLSVTLIEKAELGGVCLNKGCIPSKVFAHAAQKMAELPHIKEIGIELGHASFQLGKLQNYKTKVVTQLRQGVEALCKANRIEVICGKASFLAEDRIGVESGEVFDVYRFRHAIIATGASYVSPPSINIDHERILNAYSIYGLETLPSHLLVYGDDYIAIEVAMSFQMFGSQVSVITNDGTFGLDEAVAKELQRIWKKRKIKLYQHCKVESVTSSPDAVAATLKTATGETVTVEGSHIFVACEAKANVDGLGIDRLGIQRTEQGFIEINYQTQTSLPHIFAVGDVTGGPMLAVKAIKQGKVAAETIAGKRSEIDLTFLPTIAHSIPPIASVGLTEDEAKAQYEDIRVGSFPVAGNGYASIIGQKDGLVKIISDAKNDVILGVHMIGVGAVELISSGIIGLEMAAREEDMKFPFYPHPSSNEGLLEAVEALQAEAVHLLPAKRKGSKKKAVSR encoded by the coding sequence ATGGTAGTCGGAGAACTTGCCCATGAACGGGATGTCGTTATCATCGGCGGAGGACCAGGCGGATATAATGCCGCGATTCGCGCCGCCCAGCTTGGGCTGTCTGTCACACTCATCGAAAAAGCGGAGCTCGGCGGTGTTTGCCTGAACAAAGGCTGTATTCCGTCAAAAGTGTTCGCTCATGCTGCACAGAAAATGGCAGAGCTTCCTCACATAAAGGAAATCGGGATTGAATTGGGTCATGCTTCGTTTCAATTAGGCAAACTACAAAACTATAAGACAAAAGTAGTTACTCAGCTTCGCCAAGGCGTTGAAGCGCTTTGTAAAGCAAACCGTATCGAGGTCATCTGCGGCAAAGCGTCCTTTTTAGCGGAAGACCGAATCGGCGTTGAATCGGGAGAAGTGTTTGACGTGTACCGCTTTCGGCACGCCATCATTGCCACCGGGGCATCGTACGTTTCACCGCCATCCATCAACATTGACCATGAACGCATTTTAAACGCTTATTCCATATATGGATTGGAAACGTTGCCGAGCCATTTGCTCGTATATGGAGACGACTATATTGCGATTGAAGTGGCAATGAGCTTTCAAATGTTTGGCTCACAAGTGTCCGTCATTACGAATGACGGCACTTTTGGGCTAGACGAAGCGGTCGCTAAGGAATTGCAGAGAATATGGAAAAAAAGGAAAATCAAACTTTATCAGCATTGCAAAGTAGAAAGCGTCACGTCATCGCCAGATGCTGTTGCCGCCACATTAAAAACTGCGACAGGAGAAACGGTGACGGTGGAGGGGTCGCATATATTTGTAGCATGCGAAGCGAAAGCGAACGTTGATGGGTTAGGCATCGACCGTCTTGGCATCCAGCGTACGGAGCAAGGATTTATTGAGATCAACTATCAAACGCAAACATCGCTTCCCCATATTTTCGCTGTGGGAGATGTAACAGGCGGGCCGATGCTTGCAGTGAAAGCGATTAAACAAGGAAAAGTCGCCGCCGAAACAATCGCTGGAAAACGGTCCGAAATCGATCTTACCTTTCTTCCCACGATTGCGCATTCCATTCCGCCGATAGCGAGCGTCGGATTGACGGAAGACGAAGCAAAAGCGCAGTATGAGGACATTCGTGTCGGAAGTTTTCCGGTGGCTGGAAACGGATATGCCAGTATTATTGGTCAAAAAGATGGATTGGTAAAAATCATCAGTGATGCGAAAAATGATGTGATACTAGGCGTTCATATGATCGGTGTTGGAGCGGTTGAGCTTATTTCGAGCGGAATTATTGGATTAGAAATGGCCGCACGCGAGGAAGATATGAAATTTCCCTTTTACCCGCACCCGAGCAGCAATGAAGGTTTGTTAGAAGCAGTAGAGGCATTGCAGGCGGAAGCAGTTCATCTCCTGCCAGCAAAACGGAAAGGGAGCAAGAAAAAAGCAGTCTCACGCTGA
- a CDS encoding CAP domain-containing protein has protein sequence MNKKIVFSLAASLAIFGASFTAKAAEAAPCPAVKNYEAKYHTVYPSSVQDIEKWIQLKIPFILDKTGNFKVAKPDTTTAQKPAENVQAPANKPATQAPMPNESKKANENEAGLNAYEQQVVDLTNKERAKYGLPPLKVDAALSKVAREKSRDMAVNHYFSHNSPTYGSPFEMMKKFGISYTAAGENIAKGQRTPQEVVAAWMNSEGHRANILNKNYTHIGVGFEENGYIWTQQFIRK, from the coding sequence ATGAACAAAAAAATCGTATTTTCACTTGCTGCGTCTTTAGCGATTTTCGGTGCGTCTTTTACAGCGAAAGCGGCTGAGGCTGCTCCATGTCCAGCTGTAAAAAATTACGAAGCTAAATATCATACTGTCTATCCATCTAGCGTGCAAGATATCGAGAAATGGATCCAATTAAAAATTCCATTTATTTTAGATAAAACAGGAAATTTCAAAGTAGCAAAACCGGACACGACAACTGCGCAAAAACCAGCGGAAAATGTGCAAGCTCCTGCAAACAAGCCAGCGACACAGGCGCCTATGCCAAACGAAAGCAAAAAAGCAAATGAAAATGAGGCAGGATTAAATGCTTATGAACAACAAGTAGTAGACTTAACAAACAAAGAGCGGGCGAAATATGGCTTGCCGCCTTTGAAGGTCGATGCAGCATTGAGCAAAGTCGCCCGTGAAAAATCAAGAGACATGGCGGTAAACCATTATTTCTCCCATAACAGCCCGACGTATGGATCGCCATTTGAAATGATGAAAAAATTTGGCATTTCTTATACAGCCGCTGGAGAAAATATTGCAAAAGGCCAACGGACGCCGCAAGAAGTAGTGGCAGCTTGGATGAACAGCGAAGGACATCGAGCAAATATTTTGAACAAAAACTATACTCATATTGGGGTAGGTTTTGAAGAAAACGGGTATATCTGGACGCAACAATTTATAAGAAAATAA
- a CDS encoding MFS transporter has product MKIRDWDQNLKVRLFGESLINITFWMFFPFMAIYFTEAFGKDKAGVLLIVSQIFSVFASLMGGYCADVFGRKRMMVLSAYGQGAAFFFFALASSPWFSSPHVGFLCFTIAGICGAFYWPASQAMVADVVPEEHRSSVFAVFYTSVNIAVVVGPIIGGIFYERYRFGLLLVGAFSCLFLATLLARRLRETAPMRENGGLTRGKWQEFLWQQIRQYSVIVRDRIFLLFIIAGILAAQTFMQLDLLIPVYTKDTVERQTLFSFGDWSLTLSGEKAFGLLISENGLLVALCTMWATRWMERYHEQTAFVGSSIVYGIAIFLFGQMTSIWGLIFTMLLFTFGELMTAGLQQTFIAKLAPEEMRGQYFAAASLRWTIGRAIAPLSITATTWLGYEWTFFLLSVLSFISAALYAVMFRQFAKRAAAPL; this is encoded by the coding sequence ATGAAGATACGCGACTGGGACCAGAATTTAAAGGTTCGTTTATTTGGCGAGTCATTAATCAATATCACTTTTTGGATGTTTTTTCCGTTTATGGCGATCTATTTTACGGAAGCGTTCGGGAAGGATAAAGCGGGGGTATTATTGATTGTTTCGCAAATTTTTTCCGTATTTGCTAGTTTAATGGGCGGGTATTGCGCGGATGTGTTTGGACGCAAACGGATGATGGTGCTGTCAGCTTATGGGCAAGGGGCGGCGTTTTTCTTTTTTGCCCTTGCCAGCTCCCCGTGGTTTTCTTCACCTCATGTTGGATTTCTTTGTTTTACGATCGCGGGAATTTGCGGGGCGTTTTATTGGCCCGCAAGCCAGGCAATGGTTGCCGATGTAGTGCCGGAAGAACACCGCAGCAGCGTTTTTGCCGTGTTTTATACGTCCGTTAATATTGCCGTGGTCGTCGGGCCAATCATTGGCGGGATTTTTTATGAACGGTATCGCTTTGGACTATTGCTTGTCGGGGCGTTTTCATGCTTGTTTCTCGCTACGCTATTGGCAAGGAGGCTTCGCGAGACTGCACCCATGCGTGAAAACGGAGGGTTGACGCGCGGGAAATGGCAGGAGTTTTTATGGCAGCAAATTCGCCAGTACAGTGTGATTGTGCGTGACCGGATATTTCTCTTGTTTATTATCGCGGGCATTCTTGCCGCACAGACGTTTATGCAGCTGGATTTGCTGATTCCTGTGTATACGAAAGATACAGTGGAGAGGCAAACGCTATTTTCATTCGGCGATTGGTCGCTGACGCTTAGTGGAGAGAAAGCGTTTGGCCTGCTTATTTCCGAAAACGGCTTGCTTGTTGCGCTTTGTACCATGTGGGCAACGAGATGGATGGAACGTTATCATGAACAGACGGCGTTCGTTGGCTCGTCCATTGTTTATGGAATTGCAATTTTCTTGTTTGGGCAAATGACATCGATTTGGGGACTTATTTTTACAATGTTGTTGTTTACGTTTGGGGAGCTGATGACAGCGGGCCTGCAGCAAACGTTTATTGCGAAGCTGGCCCCGGAAGAGATGCGCGGGCAATATTTTGCGGCCGCGAGCTTGCGCTGGACGATCGGGCGGGCGATCGCCCCGCTTTCCATTACAGCAACGACATGGCTTGGGTATGAATGGACGTTTTTCTTGTTAAGCGTGCTTTCGTTCATCAGCGCCGCTTTATATGCGGTGATGTTTCGACAGTTTGCAAAGCGGGCCGCTGCCCCATTATAA
- a CDS encoding histidine phosphatase family protein: MYYITLIRHGRSKWQMRGWMTSCEFAEWVRAYDAHGILEEDKIPAATLETIKKASLVISSPLPRAVQSVERLRPSCNVKIVGWMREVEIPIPFASVRWLRLPTAVWLVLSRVCWLCGYSLDVESYREAKKRAEYAADMLCEYANRYGHIVAVGHGWFHRLVGSALKKKGWKRTASPSAKHWHAVLYTFYNRKH; this comes from the coding sequence ATGTACTACATTACTCTCATTCGTCATGGGAGATCGAAATGGCAAATGAGGGGATGGATGACTAGTTGTGAGTTTGCCGAATGGGTGAGAGCATATGATGCGCACGGTATTTTGGAAGAAGATAAAATTCCCGCGGCCACCCTTGAAACGATCAAGAAAGCATCATTGGTCATTTCCAGCCCGCTTCCACGCGCGGTACAGTCTGTCGAGCGCTTGCGTCCTTCTTGTAATGTGAAAATTGTGGGATGGATGCGGGAAGTCGAAATACCGATCCCGTTTGCAAGTGTTCGTTGGCTGCGCTTGCCGACTGCTGTTTGGCTGGTCCTTTCTCGCGTATGCTGGTTATGTGGGTATTCATTGGATGTGGAATCATATCGAGAAGCGAAAAAGCGAGCGGAGTATGCGGCAGATATGCTATGTGAATATGCGAATCGATACGGGCATATTGTAGCAGTTGGGCATGGATGGTTTCATCGTCTCGTCGGTTCTGCGTTAAAGAAAAAAGGCTGGAAACGAACTGCATCGCCGAGTGCAAAACATTGGCATGCGGTTTTATACACGTTTTATAATAGAAAACACTAA
- a CDS encoding 5-bromo-4-chloroindolyl phosphate hydrolysis family protein, whose translation MKRLLRALWRWFVSWNVGVIVAIATFFLADFRFFPSFFSGMGAMVVTSMIMKKRDGRLAGNLLKEEKAYIRSQLDEARKKWKRMRAARFRVRSLVMWQKISRICAVVDKMIRAVEQHPHQFRLAQSFFLNELPTAVAMIEKYVYLTNQPVRNQEMKETLWKTERLLDELAASAEQRLLEILSNDVFDLKVEAKLLEQSLEQQKLPETMEWRKGNDYETVR comes from the coding sequence ATGAAACGGTTGCTTAGAGCGTTATGGCGCTGGTTTGTTTCTTGGAATGTGGGGGTAATAGTGGCGATAGCGACGTTTTTTCTTGCTGATTTTCGCTTTTTTCCTTCCTTCTTTTCCGGGATGGGCGCGATGGTCGTCACATCGATGATCATGAAAAAAAGAGATGGTCGGCTCGCAGGAAATCTTTTAAAAGAAGAAAAAGCGTATATTCGCTCGCAGCTTGATGAGGCGCGGAAAAAGTGGAAACGAATGCGCGCCGCTCGTTTCCGCGTTCGCTCGCTTGTCATGTGGCAAAAAATTTCGCGCATATGTGCGGTTGTCGACAAAATGATTCGCGCAGTGGAGCAACATCCGCATCAGTTTCGCCTTGCCCAATCGTTTTTCTTAAACGAATTGCCGACGGCGGTAGCGATGATCGAAAAATACGTGTATTTAACCAATCAGCCTGTGCGCAATCAAGAGATGAAAGAGACGCTGTGGAAAACGGAACGGCTTCTTGATGAACTGGCCGCTTCTGCGGAGCAGCGTCTATTGGAGATACTTTCGAACGATGTGTTTGATTTAAAGGTAGAAGCGAAATTGCTCGAACAGTCGCTGGAGCAGCAAAAGCTGCCGGAAACGATGGAATGGAGAAAGGGGAACGATTATGAAACCGTCCGATAA
- a CDS encoding toxic anion resistance protein has protein sequence MKPSDNMTANDFRDQQWTSSLDSLLANPFSLPNEQIETGANEQRQPAKLIDTLKPEHRDKALQLAKQIDPRNQQAIIQYGVAAQAELSKFSHAILHHVQTKDAGPVGEVISDLMAKIKEVNPDDLLPAKKGLLARLFSSVSKSLHGMVAKYQKIGVEIDKIADQLEKHRQSLFRDIMMLETLYEKNKEYFDALNIYIAAAEYKLEELRTKVIPEKRAQAEQSGNQMEMQEVNDLLQFADRLEKRIHDLKLSRQVTIQTAPQIRMIQHMNQTLVERIQSSILTAIPLWKNQVVIALTLFRQQKAVEAQKQVAETTNNLLLRNSEMLKTNSIEVAKENERGLIDIETLKKTQENLVTTLEETLKIQQEGRLKRQQVERELVTMEEQLKQTLLSLRRNDG, from the coding sequence ATGAAACCGTCCGATAACATGACGGCAAACGATTTTCGCGATCAACAATGGACAAGCTCGCTTGATTCATTGCTTGCAAATCCGTTTTCATTGCCGAACGAACAGATCGAAACAGGCGCGAATGAACAGCGGCAGCCAGCGAAGCTGATTGACACGTTAAAACCGGAACACCGCGACAAAGCGCTTCAGCTCGCCAAACAAATCGACCCGCGCAATCAGCAAGCGATCATTCAATACGGAGTTGCTGCGCAGGCAGAGCTGTCGAAGTTTTCCCATGCGATTTTACATCATGTGCAAACAAAGGACGCGGGCCCCGTAGGAGAAGTGATCAGCGACTTAATGGCAAAAATTAAAGAAGTGAATCCCGATGATTTGCTTCCGGCGAAAAAAGGATTGTTGGCGCGGCTGTTTAGCTCTGTGTCCAAATCGTTGCATGGCATGGTCGCGAAGTATCAAAAAATCGGCGTAGAAATTGATAAAATCGCCGATCAGCTAGAGAAGCACCGCCAATCGCTGTTTCGCGACATTATGATGTTAGAAACGTTGTACGAAAAAAATAAGGAATACTTTGATGCGCTGAACATTTATATCGCTGCGGCTGAGTATAAACTGGAAGAATTGCGGACGAAGGTGATCCCGGAAAAGCGCGCCCAAGCAGAACAGTCAGGAAACCAAATGGAAATGCAAGAAGTCAACGATTTGCTGCAGTTTGCCGACCGGCTTGAAAAGCGGATTCACGATTTAAAATTAAGCCGGCAAGTAACGATCCAAACGGCGCCGCAAATCCGCATGATCCAGCATATGAACCAGACGCTTGTCGAGCGCATTCAATCATCGATTTTAACGGCGATTCCGCTATGGAAAAACCAAGTGGTGATCGCTCTGACCTTATTCCGCCAGCAAAAAGCGGTCGAGGCGCAAAAGCAAGTAGCGGAAACGACAAACAATTTGTTGCTTCGCAATTCGGAAATGCTGAAAACAAACAGCATCGAAGTCGCGAAAGAAAATGAACGCGGGCTTATTGATATTGAAACGTTGAAAAAAACGCAGGAAAATTTAGTCACTACATTAGAAGAAACGCTGAAAATCCAGCAAGAAGGCCGTCTCAAACGGCAACAAGTAGAACGGGAACTCGTTACGATGGAAGAACAGCTGAAACAAACGTTGTTGTCATTGAGACGAAACGATGGATGA
- a CDS encoding YndM family protein, with translation MRHVIALSIKFVLLATVFFAMIPLFLRVSSAELLWFSLWMTFVAYALGDLYILPRFGNISATIADFGLAFVGVWFGIGIFYNTGSTAVFNAAFFSALLVALGEILFHAYMERSVLRQQNEAKERVMRQELQTETAEEIDVRSSVYEEDKRKS, from the coding sequence ATGAGGCATGTCATCGCCCTTTCTATAAAATTTGTGCTGCTTGCCACTGTCTTTTTTGCGATGATTCCGTTATTTTTGCGCGTCTCTTCCGCAGAACTGCTATGGTTCAGCTTATGGATGACGTTTGTTGCTTATGCGCTCGGAGATTTGTACATTCTTCCGCGCTTTGGCAATATATCAGCAACGATTGCCGATTTCGGCCTCGCATTTGTCGGTGTTTGGTTTGGAATCGGCATTTTTTACAATACCGGCAGCACCGCCGTTTTCAACGCCGCATTTTTTTCCGCACTGCTTGTCGCACTAGGCGAAATATTGTTTCATGCCTATATGGAACGAAGCGTTCTTCGCCAGCAAAATGAGGCAAAAGAACGTGTTATGCGGCAAGAGCTGCAAACAGAAACGGCGGAAGAAATCGATGTCCGAAGCTCCGTCTATGAAGAAGACAAACGAAAAAGCTGA
- a CDS encoding YozQ family protein, whose translation MEKQENLNIAGRQYEPSDHDRATFLSSALATTHEQVRDAYVEGTVDGIMDDVSGKDIPLSGQNNE comes from the coding sequence ATGGAAAAACAAGAAAACTTAAACATTGCGGGAAGGCAATATGAACCATCTGATCATGACCGTGCCACTTTTTTGTCTTCTGCGTTGGCGACAACACACGAACAAGTGAGGGACGCGTATGTGGAAGGGACGGTCGATGGGATCATGGATGACGTAAGCGGAAAAGACATTCCCCTTTCTGGGCAAAACAACGAGTAA